The Streptococcaceae bacterium ESL0729 genome has a segment encoding these proteins:
- the add gene encoding adenosine deaminase, with the protein MLTPEIIENLPKTELHCHLDGSLSMDLIRQLARSEQIEIPQEDDVLKGKIHASKEVNSLADYLLCFDFVLPFLQTAENLSLAAYDLARQAKLDRVKYMEVRFAPRLHTKKGLSLKQVVEAVCLGFERAEADFDIKMGGIICGLRHEREADLISLLDLFTRRGLSSKYINGFDLAGDEKNFPPSMFTNLLRRIREAGINLTLHAGECGCGQNVLESIELGAKRIGHGVAIGSFPQEFARLKDQGIVFEMAPTSNFQTRAIDSLENYPFKDLYDAGVLVTINTDNRTVSDTDLNQEYQKIADWYDFEPKDFLRVNLNALEGAFISEEDKKCLKDEFIKDYQAFL; encoded by the coding sequence GTGTTAACACCTGAAATAATCGAAAACTTACCCAAAACAGAACTTCACTGTCATCTGGATGGTTCCCTGTCCATGGATTTAATCAGACAGTTGGCAAGGAGTGAACAAATTGAAATTCCCCAGGAAGATGATGTTCTTAAGGGAAAAATTCATGCCTCAAAGGAGGTTAATTCTTTAGCCGATTACTTGCTTTGCTTTGATTTTGTTCTTCCCTTTTTACAGACCGCAGAAAATCTATCCCTGGCTGCCTATGATCTGGCTAGGCAGGCCAAGCTAGATAGGGTCAAATACATGGAAGTCCGCTTTGCTCCAAGACTCCATACCAAAAAAGGATTGAGTCTTAAGCAGGTAGTTGAAGCTGTTTGTCTTGGCTTTGAAAGGGCAGAAGCTGATTTTGACATCAAGATGGGTGGGATTATATGTGGCCTTCGCCATGAAAGGGAGGCTGATCTTATTAGTCTCTTAGATCTTTTTACAAGAAGGGGACTTTCGTCCAAGTATATTAACGGCTTTGATTTGGCAGGGGATGAAAAGAATTTTCCACCTAGCATGTTTACAAATCTTTTAAGGCGGATAAGGGAAGCGGGAATTAATTTGACCCTTCATGCAGGAGAATGTGGTTGCGGTCAAAATGTTCTTGAATCAATTGAGCTTGGGGCCAAAAGAATTGGCCACGGGGTAGCGATTGGAAGTTTTCCGCAAGAATTTGCTAGGCTAAAAGATCAGGGAATTGTTTTCGAAATGGCACCAACCAGTAATTTTCAGACCAGAGCCATTGATAGCCTTGAAAATTATCCCTTTAAAGATTTATATGATGCAGGTGTCTTAGTGACCATTAATACTGACAATCGAACAGTAAGTGATACTGATTTAAACCAGGAGTATCAAAAAATTGCTGACTGGTATGATTTTGAGCCCAAGGATTTTTTAAGGGTTAATTTGAATGCCCTTGAAGGAGCCTTTATTAGCGAAGAAGATAAAAAATGCTTAAAGGATGAGTTTATCAAAGATTATCAAGCCTTCCTCTAG
- a CDS encoding DivIVA domain-containing protein, whose amino-acid sequence MVLNSLDIQNKDFSTQMRGYNKKEVEDFFDIIVRDYDYYAQKVKELERENKNLAEKVEYFEEMKDSLNKSLIIAQDTSDNVRAQADTEAENILTDARQKANAIITASKSEGQIILDTARDDAVRLVRETDELKRNLRSYHQRIQMTVQAQLDSINDAEWDEIFRPVSTYIPNQDEVLRRIVEETFEGEQYTSRVPLAEIADAIDQASKEEE is encoded by the coding sequence ATGGTTTTAAATAGTTTAGATATTCAGAATAAAGATTTTTCAACGCAGATGAGGGGTTATAATAAAAAAGAGGTTGAAGACTTCTTTGATATTATCGTACGCGACTATGATTATTATGCCCAAAAGGTTAAGGAATTAGAACGTGAGAACAAGAATCTTGCTGAGAAGGTTGAATACTTCGAAGAGATGAAAGATTCCCTCAACAAGTCGCTTATCATTGCCCAAGATACATCAGACAATGTTCGAGCTCAGGCTGATACGGAGGCTGAAAATATTTTAACAGATGCCCGTCAAAAGGCTAATGCAATCATTACAGCTTCTAAGAGTGAAGGACAAATCATTCTTGATACAGCTCGTGATGACGCTGTTCGCCTGGTCAGGGAAACTGATGAGTTGAAACGAAATCTTCGTTCATACCACCAAAGAATCCAAATGACTGTACAAGCTCAGCTTGATAGCATTAATGATGCTGAATGGGATGAAATCTTCAGGCCAGTTTCAACCTATATTCCTAACCAGGATGAGGTTCTTAGAAGGATTGTTGAAGAAACATTTGAAGGGGAGCAGTATACATCAAGAGTTCCACTTGCTGAGATTGCTGATGCAATTGATCAAGCTTCAAAGGAAGAAGAATAA
- a CDS encoding glycosyltransferase family 2 protein, giving the protein MKISVVVPCYNEEEVLPLFFKEMEKTRRNSGLDFEYIFVNDGSRDSTLNILRDLSRRHENVRYLSFSRNFGKESALYAGLKASSGNYVTVMDADLQDPPALLLDMYDRIQDPDIDCVGCRRTTRKGEPLIRSIFAHLFYKLINMIGETEIVDGARDFRLMTRQMVDAILELHEYNRFSKGIFTWVGFNTIYLEYENRERVAGKSSWNFWSLLSYSLKGIVNFSEVPLNIATYGGILSVFISLIGAIFIIIRTLILGDKTQGWPSLVVIILFCSGVNLLMLGIIGKYISKIFMETKKRPIYIVRETDADLKIK; this is encoded by the coding sequence ATGAAAATATCGGTGGTTGTCCCTTGTTACAATGAGGAGGAAGTTCTTCCTCTTTTCTTTAAAGAGATGGAAAAGACTAGAAGGAATAGTGGTCTTGATTTTGAATATATCTTTGTAAATGATGGCAGTCGTGATTCCACCCTGAATATCTTGCGGGACCTGTCTAGGAGACATGAAAATGTCAGGTACTTGTCCTTTTCAAGGAATTTTGGTAAGGAATCGGCCCTTTATGCAGGCCTCAAGGCCTCTTCAGGAAATTATGTGACTGTGATGGATGCAGACCTCCAAGATCCACCAGCCCTTCTTTTGGATATGTATGACAGGATTCAAGATCCAGATATTGATTGTGTAGGTTGCAGGAGGACGACCAGAAAGGGTGAACCTCTCATTCGGTCAATCTTTGCCCATCTTTTTTATAAGCTAATAAATATGATTGGAGAAACTGAGATTGTTGATGGAGCCCGTGATTTTCGTCTGATGACCAGGCAGATGGTTGATGCCATCCTTGAACTCCATGAGTACAACCGTTTTTCCAAGGGAATTTTTACCTGGGTGGGATTTAATACCATCTATTTGGAATATGAAAATAGGGAACGGGTAGCTGGAAAAAGTAGTTGGAATTTTTGGAGCCTCCTTAGTTATTCACTAAAAGGCATTGTTAATTTTTCCGAAGTACCCCTAAATATTGCTACCTACGGGGGGATTCTATCAGTTTTTATATCTTTGATTGGGGCTATTTTTATCATTATAAGAACCCTGATTCTTGGGGATAAAACCCAAGGCTGGCCATCTCTGGTGGTAATCATTTTATTTTGCAGTGGGGTAAATCTCCTCATGCTTGGAATTATTGGTAAGTATATAAGTAAAATTTTTATGGAAACAAAAAAAAGACCCATCTATATTGTCAGGGAAACTGATGCTGATTTGAAGATAAAATAA
- the ileS gene encoding isoleucine--tRNA ligase, whose protein sequence is MKVKDTLNLGKTAFPMRAGLPTKEPIWQEGWYQADLYSARLKQNEDKPSFMLHDGPPYANGNIHVGHALNKISKDIIVRYKNMTGFRAPLVPGWDTHGLPIEQVLAKKGIKRKEMDLLDYLEECRKYALSQVDTQREDFKRLGVMADWEHPYVTLDPSYEAAQIKVFGKMAEKGYIYKGQKPIYWSPSSESSLAEAEIEYQDVRSASIFVAFKAVDTRGLLPEDTEFVIWTTTPWTIPSNLGIFAHPDYDYVLVSTNNRKFLVASELVDSVASELGWEEFEIIQTIKGSELDNMVARHPFYDRDTLVMNAEYVTLDSGTGLVHVAPGHGEDDYFFSRKYKLDVLSPIDDRGYYTEEAPGFEGLFYDEGNKKVSQMLEESGALLKLNFFTHSYPHDWRTKKPVIFRATPQWFASIDKFRGDILDAIEGVNWIMPWGKTRLYNMVRDRGDWVISRQRAWGVPLPIFYTENGEAIITPETTNHISDLFREHGSKIWWERDAKDLLPVGFTHPGSPNGVFTKESDIMDVWFDSGSSHEAVLRQRPDLTFPADLYLEGSDQYRGWFNSSITTSVAINEESPYRAVLSQGFVLDGEGRKMSKSLGNVITPGTVVKQYGADILRLWVASVDTESDVRVSMDILGQVSETYRKIRNTLRFLIANSSDYKKAENEVAYTDLHPSDKYILNRLNEVVEASLKSYEDYDFMNVYKTVFNFLTNDLSSFYLDFAKDVVYIEAADSLARRSMQTVFYEILVKLTKLLVPIIPHTAEEIWTYLEDEEAEYAYLAEMPEVESYTNVEELTDTWAAFMDFRDKVLKALEVARDEKVIGKSLEAKVTVHPDQVTRTLLASMNEDIAKLLIVSDFVIADQELAGAQEFEGVSILVEHAPGQVCDRCRRLDETVGTNENENLQNLCDRCAAIVSEEFPEVLAEGFEAK, encoded by the coding sequence ATGAAAGTAAAAGATACATTAAATCTTGGAAAAACTGCTTTTCCAATGCGTGCTGGTCTTCCAACCAAGGAGCCAATTTGGCAAGAAGGCTGGTACCAGGCTGACCTTTACAGTGCCCGTCTAAAACAAAATGAAGACAAACCATCATTCATGCTTCATGATGGCCCTCCCTACGCTAATGGAAACATCCACGTAGGACACGCCCTCAACAAGATTTCAAAAGATATCATTGTTCGCTATAAGAATATGACGGGCTTTCGTGCACCACTTGTTCCAGGTTGGGACACTCACGGTCTACCAATCGAGCAGGTTCTTGCTAAAAAAGGAATCAAGCGTAAGGAAATGGATCTTCTTGACTATCTTGAAGAGTGCCGCAAGTATGCCCTAAGTCAGGTTGATACACAACGTGAAGACTTCAAACGCCTTGGTGTTATGGCTGACTGGGAGCATCCATATGTAACCCTTGACCCGTCATATGAGGCAGCTCAAATTAAGGTCTTTGGGAAAATGGCTGAAAAAGGCTATATCTACAAGGGACAAAAACCAATCTACTGGTCACCATCAAGTGAATCAAGTCTAGCGGAAGCTGAGATTGAATACCAAGACGTTCGTTCTGCATCAATCTTTGTTGCCTTCAAGGCTGTTGATACTCGCGGTCTTCTTCCAGAAGATACTGAGTTCGTTATCTGGACAACTACACCTTGGACAATTCCTTCAAACCTTGGAATCTTTGCCCATCCAGATTATGACTATGTCCTAGTTTCAACGAATAACCGTAAGTTCCTAGTAGCAAGTGAGCTTGTTGATTCAGTAGCAAGTGAGCTTGGTTGGGAAGAATTCGAAATCATCCAAACAATCAAGGGTTCTGAACTTGACAACATGGTTGCCCGTCACCCATTCTACGACCGCGATACCCTTGTTATGAACGCTGAATACGTAACCCTTGATTCAGGTACAGGACTAGTACATGTGGCACCAGGACACGGGGAAGACGACTACTTCTTCAGCCGTAAGTACAAGCTTGATGTATTAAGCCCAATCGATGACCGTGGTTACTATACAGAAGAAGCACCAGGATTTGAAGGACTTTTCTACGACGAAGGTAACAAAAAAGTTTCTCAAATGCTTGAAGAATCAGGTGCCCTCCTAAAACTTAACTTCTTCACCCACAGCTACCCACACGACTGGCGTACTAAAAAACCAGTTATCTTCCGTGCGACACCACAATGGTTTGCCTCAATCGACAAGTTCCGTGGCGACATTTTAGATGCAATCGAAGGTGTTAACTGGATTATGCCTTGGGGTAAAACACGTCTTTACAACATGGTTCGCGACCGTGGTGACTGGGTAATCTCCCGCCAACGTGCCTGGGGTGTGCCACTTCCAATCTTCTATACGGAAAATGGGGAAGCGATTATTACACCAGAAACAACCAACCACATCTCTGATCTTTTCCGTGAACACGGATCTAAAATTTGGTGGGAACGTGATGCCAAAGACTTATTGCCAGTTGGATTCACTCACCCAGGTTCACCTAATGGGGTCTTCACTAAAGAGAGTGACATCATGGACGTTTGGTTTGACTCAGGATCTTCTCACGAAGCAGTCCTAAGACAACGCCCTGACCTAACATTTCCTGCTGACCTCTACCTTGAAGGTTCTGACCAATACCGTGGATGGTTCAACTCAAGTATCACAACAAGTGTTGCCATCAACGAAGAGTCACCTTACCGCGCTGTTCTTTCACAAGGTTTCGTCCTTGACGGAGAAGGCCGCAAGATGAGTAAGTCACTCGGAAACGTCATCACACCAGGTACTGTTGTTAAGCAGTACGGAGCTGACATCCTCCGCCTTTGGGTAGCAAGCGTTGACACTGAAAGCGACGTTCGTGTATCAATGGACATCCTTGGACAGGTTTCTGAAACCTACCGTAAGATCCGTAACACCCTTCGCTTTTTAATCGCAAACTCAAGCGACTACAAGAAGGCAGAAAATGAAGTGGCCTACACAGACCTTCACCCTTCAGACAAGTACATCCTTAACCGCCTAAATGAGGTTGTTGAAGCGTCACTTAAGTCTTACGAAGACTACGACTTTATGAACGTTTATAAGACAGTCTTCAACTTCCTAACAAACGATTTGTCTTCATTCTACCTTGACTTCGCTAAAGACGTAGTCTACATCGAAGCAGCTGATAGCCTTGCTCGCCGCAGCATGCAAACAGTCTTCTACGAAATCCTTGTAAAACTTACAAAACTTCTTGTTCCAATCATCCCGCACACTGCTGAGGAAATCTGGACCTACCTTGAAGACGAGGAAGCAGAATATGCCTACCTTGCTGAAATGCCAGAAGTAGAGTCTTACACAAATGTCGAAGAACTTACTGACACATGGGCTGCCTTCATGGACTTCCGTGACAAGGTCCTTAAGGCCCTTGAGGTAGCCCGTGACGAAAAAGTAATCGGTAAATCGCTTGAGGCAAAAGTTACTGTTCACCCAGACCAAGTGACACGTACCCTCCTTGCTTCAATGAACGAAGATATCGCAAAACTTCTTATCGTTTCAGACTTTGTCATTGCAGATCAAGAACTTGCTGGAGCTCAAGAGTTCGAAGGAGTATCAATCCTTGTTGAGCATGCACCAGGCCAAGTATGTGATCGCTGCCGTCGTTTGGATGAAACAGTTGGAACAAACGAAAATGAAAACCTACAAAATCTATGTGACCGTTGTGCTGCAATTGTAAGTGAGGAATTTCCTGAGGTTCTAGCCGAAGGTTTTGAAGCTAAATAA